The following coding sequences lie in one Glycine max cultivar Williams 82 chromosome 19, Glycine_max_v4.0, whole genome shotgun sequence genomic window:
- the LOC102669902 gene encoding uncharacterized protein: MNSQFMISHFQNSKAKTTARMNSRHRPLHASGVSILATVDIAIEKTQHINGPLGSTLRRVANLAKFATPFIYAMQIQWLTILSFIDDAILAIEKFTEKLFPPSTHVFDIVDEIVLMIVFLPEKFDGAVNKFSTIIHQVPFLDWALTLVISRLNRLVSTLNYWGHENSRVNEKTIGVDRSCNEGYLPMDSSDDINHESLENFPPMIPECEHKAVHDISLSSRVKGSYKEALERGKEETPNEKMERECEIVEN; encoded by the exons ATGAATAGCCAATTTATGATCTCAC attttcagaattctaaggCTAAGACAACCGCAAGAATGAACTCAAGGCATCGTCCATTACATGCTAGTGGAGTCTCCATCTTAGCAACTGTTGACATTGCCATAGAAAAAACACAACATATCAATGGACCATTAGGTTCAACATTGAGAAGGGTAGCAAATTTAGCCAAATTTGCCACCCCTTTTATCTACGCCATGCAAATCCAATGGCTAACAATTCTCTCCTTCATCGATGATGCCATTCTAGCAATTGAAAAATTTACGGAGAAATTGTTTCCCCCTTCAACCCACGTGTTCGACATAGTTGATGAAATTGTGCTAATGATAGTGTTCCTGCCAGAAAAATTTGATGGTGCGGTGAACAAGTTTTCTACAATAATCCACCAAGTGCCATTCTTGGATTGGGCACTGACCCTTGTAATCTCAAGGTTGAACAGATTGGTTTCCACGTTGAACTATTGGGGACATGAAAATTCAAGAGTAAACGAGAAAACAATAGGTGTTGATAGGAGTTGCAATGAAGGGTACCTTCCCATGGATTCCTCGGATGATATTAACCATGAGAGTTTGGAAAATTTTCCTCCTATGATACCAGAATGTGAACATAAAGCGGTTCATGACATTTCATTGTCGAGTCGTGTAAAAGGGTCATACAAGGAAGCATTGGAGAGGGGGAAAGAAGAGACCCCAAATGAGAAAATGGAGAGAGAGTGTGAGATTGTTGAGAATTGA